A stretch of DNA from Nitrospiraceae bacterium:
AGCTGATGCAATATTCGGCGTAGGCGAAGAAGACAAGATAATTGAATATTGCAAAAAGATATCAAGCCCGACAAAAACCTGCAGTGTGAAAGATCAGAAGGCAACATATCTCATGAACGACTTTCCCTATGCGTATCTGAAGATATCCGAAGGATGCAGTAAAAAATGCACATACTGCATTATCCCGTCAATCAGAGGCAGTCACAGAAGTTTTTCTCCTGATATGATTCTTAAAAATGCAGAATTGCTTATTAGAGGAGGCAAAAAAGAACTCATACTGGTTGCACAGGATACTGCATGTTACAAAAACAACATAGGATATGACCTGGCTGCCTTGTTAGAGGATATATGCTCGATTAACGGGGACTTCTGGGTTAGAGTGCTTTACCTGTATCCTGAATCTATCAACGATAAACTGCTCAGTGTAATCGCTGACCAAGACAAGATATGCAAATATCTCGACATACCTTTTCAGCACTCAGAAAACAGGATACTGAAACTAATGGGACGCAAAGGCACAAAAAAAAATTATCTTGATCTCATCAAATCCATAAGAAAAGATATTCCCGATGTTGTATTAAGAACATCAATGATCGTCGGATTTCCTTCTGAAACAAAAGAAGAATTTAATTCACTGATTGATTTTATTGAAGAAACACAAATCGAAAAACTCGGCGCTTTTAAATATTCTAAAGAAGAAGGGACTCCTGCATACAGATTAAAAGGGCATATCAAAGAAGAGATAAAAAACAAACGGCTCGAAACTCTCCTGAGACATCAAGCAGATATATCACTTGCAAAAAACCAGATTCTTCTTGACAGAAGATTCAGAGCGCTGATAGATGAAATTTACGACAGAACTTTGATCGCGAGACTTTATTCTCATGCACCTGAAATAGATGGAGTAATTGTTATTGACAAAGATACGAATACCCTTGAATCTAATAAGACAATGCCCGGACAGTTTGTAGATGTTAAGATAACGGAAGCCTTTGAATATGATTTAAAAGGAGCGCTCTTATAAAAAAACTTCCTTATCTCCACATACTTCTGTTCATAATCACTTTTCTGTCCACTCTATTGGTCGGAGCTCTGCAGATACAGAAGGCTGAAGATATAATACGAGAGCCTTTAAAAATCTTAAATGGTCTTCCGTTCTCTCTGTCCCTGATGTTTATTTTGCTCTGCCACGAACTCTCACACTATATTGCTTCAAAAAAACATAATGTAAAAGCTACCCTGCCCTATTTTATCCCAGCCCCTACGCTTATCGGCACAATGGGCGCATTCATAAAAATCCAATCACCAATAACAACAAGGCAGGCTCTGATAGATATAGGTTCTTCGGGTCCTATCGCAGGATTCATCGTCTCTCTTGCTGCAGTAATTATCGGTCTTCAAATGTCCGAAATAAAACCAATTATCGATCATGGAGAAGGACTGATACTTGGGGACTCACTGCTCTTCACCTTTCTTTCAAAGCTCATACTAGGCAGCCTTTCTGATTCGCAAGACATATTCCTGCATCCAGTTGCATTTGCAGGCTGGATCGGATTTTTTGTAACAGCCCTGAATCTTATTCCTGTCGGACAGCTTGACGGGGGACATATTGCATTTGGAATACTGGGCGAAAAACACTTTACAATATCTAGAATCTTAATCCTCATTCTTATTATTTTTGGTGTATTCTTCTGGCAGGGATGGCTTATATGGGGAATTCTTCTTATTATCCTGGGGCTGGAACATCCTCCAGTGCTTTTATGGGAAAATTCTCTGGACAAGAAAAGACGTATTCTCGGCTGGATTTCTATAATAATATTCATCATTACTTTCACTCCTGTCCCATTTAGATGACTGGAAAATTGTAGTCCTTGATTTTTGTCATAGGTTGAATTATAGTAGCTGGAGAAATCGTTTCCCCATCGCAATCAAGAAATTGAAGTTCATAAAAAAGGAGATCTGCAGATGAAAGTTATTCTTAAAGAAAATGTTAAAAATCTGGGCAAAATGGGCGATATAGTCAATGTCAAAGACGGTTATGCCAAAAATTACCTTCTTCCCCAGAAGCTTGCTGTTGAGGCAATTACATCAAATGTAAAGTCTATTGAACACCAAAAAAAAGTTATAGAGGAAAAATCGAAAAAGGAAAAATCCGAGGCAGAAAAATTTGCTGCTAAGATATCTGCGCTCAACATATCAATAAAAGCAAAGGCTGGCGAAGAGGACAAACTGTTCGGCTCGATCACACCAATGGATATTGCCGCTGAACTTAAAAATCAGGGGATCATTATAGATAAGAAGAAGATATCTCTTGAAGAACCAATTAAAAGGCTCGGTACATACACTGTTAATATTAAAATCCATTCAGAAGTAAATGCTCAACTGAATATTTCAGTAATACCTATGGGCAATTAACAGGAAATGAGAAACACAGAAGCGTCATTAGACAAGGTTCCGCCGCAGAATATCGATGCAGAGCAGTCTGTTCTGGGCGCAATAATGGTCGAGAACGATTCCCTTTCAAAGGCAATCGAGATAATAACGCGTGAAGATTTTTACAAGGACAGCCACAAAAAGATCTTCGATGCGATGATCCAACTCTACGAAAAAAGCGAGCCAATTGACATAATAACAGTAACTGATGAACTGAGGAAAAGAAATGATATTGATTTTGTCGGCGGAGAAGCATATCTCTCAATGCTTGCAAGCCAGGTGCCTACAGCTGCAAATATAAAATACCACGCAAAGATAATACATGAAAAATCACTTTTGAGAGCGCTTATTAAATCAGCATCAGAAATTGCAGGAAAGGTATATGAAAGCAATTTTGATGCCGACGAACTTGTTGACCAGGCGGAAAGAATAATCTTCAACATATCAGACAAGCGCATCAAGGCGTCCTTTTCGAGCCTTAAAAG
This window harbors:
- a CDS encoding site-2 protease family protein — encoded protein: MVGALQIQKAEDIIREPLKILNGLPFSLSLMFILLCHELSHYIASKKHNVKATLPYFIPAPTLIGTMGAFIKIQSPITTRQALIDIGSSGPIAGFIVSLAAVIIGLQMSEIKPIIDHGEGLILGDSLLFTFLSKLILGSLSDSQDIFLHPVAFAGWIGFFVTALNLIPVGQLDGGHIAFGILGEKHFTISRILILILIIFGVFFWQGWLIWGILLIILGLEHPPVLLWENSLDKKRRILGWISIIIFIITFTPVPFR
- the rplI gene encoding 50S ribosomal protein L9 — encoded protein: MKVILKENVKNLGKMGDIVNVKDGYAKNYLLPQKLAVEAITSNVKSIEHQKKVIEEKSKKEKSEAEKFAAKISALNISIKAKAGEEDKLFGSITPMDIAAELKNQGIIIDKKKISLEEPIKRLGTYTVNIKIHSEVNAQLNISVIPMGN
- the rimO gene encoding 30S ribosomal protein S12 methylthiotransferase RimO encodes the protein MSDKVSIISLGCPKNLTDSDCLIKKLVSSGFTYVPTPDKADIVLVNTCGFINDAKKESIDEIIKMGELKKKSSKKLIVFGCLAKRYKDELIKTMPEADAIFGVGEEDKIIEYCKKISSPTKTCSVKDQKATYLMNDFPYAYLKISEGCSKKCTYCIIPSIRGSHRSFSPDMILKNAELLIRGGKKELILVAQDTACYKNNIGYDLAALLEDICSINGDFWVRVLYLYPESINDKLLSVIADQDKICKYLDIPFQHSENRILKLMGRKGTKKNYLDLIKSIRKDIPDVVLRTSMIVGFPSETKEEFNSLIDFIEETQIEKLGAFKYSKEEGTPAYRLKGHIKEEIKNKRLETLLRHQADISLAKNQILLDRRFRALIDEIYDRTLIARLYSHAPEIDGVIVIDKDTNTLESNKTMPGQFVDVKITEAFEYDLKGALL